A genomic stretch from Taeniopygia guttata chromosome 9, bTaeGut7.mat, whole genome shotgun sequence includes:
- the PSMD2 gene encoding 26S proteasome non-ATPase regulatory subunit 2 — MDAGGGGGQSRVQGGPGSGGDEKPTPPWGRDRRDPPAGPEKEQELSEEDKQLQDELEMLVERLGEKDTSLYRPALEELRRQIRSSTTSMTSVPKPLKFLRPHYGKLKEIYENMAPGENKRFAADIISVLAMTMSGERECLKYRLVGSQEELASWGHEYVRHLAGEVAKEWQEIDEADKAQRDTLLTLVKEIVPYNMAHNAEHEACDLLMEIEQMDMLEKYIDDNAYSKVCLYLTSCVSYVPEPENSALLRCALGIFRKFNRYPEALRLALMLNDVELVEDIFTSCKDVVVQKQMAFMLGRHGVFLELNEDVEEYEDLTEIMSNVQLNSNFLALARELDIMEPKVPDDIYKTHLENNRFGGSGSQVDSARMNLASSFVNGFVNAAFGQDKLLTDDGNKWLYKNKDHGMLSAAASLGTILLWDVDGGLTQIDKYLYSSEDYIKSGALLACGIVNSGVKNECDPALALLSDYVLHNSNTMRIGAIFGLGLAYAGSNREDVLTLLLPVMGDSKSSMEVAGVTALACGMISVGSCNGDVTSTILQTIMEKSETELKDTYARWLPLGLGLNHLGKGEAIEAILAALEVVSEPFRSFANTLVDICAYAGSGNVLKVQQLLHICSEHFDSKEKEEDKDKKDKKEKEKKESSADMGAHQGVAVLGIALIAMGEEIGAEMGLRTFGHLLRYGEPTLRRAVPLALALISVSNPRLNILDTLSKFSHDADPEVSYNSIFAMGMVGSGTNNARLAAMLRQLAQYHAKDPNNLFMVRLAQGLTHLGKGTLTLCPYHSDRQLMSQVAVAGLLTVLVSFLDVRNIILGKSHYILYGLVAAMQPRMLVTFDEELRPLPVSVRVGQAVDVVGQAGKPKTITGFQTHTTPVLLAHGERAELATEEHVPVTPILEGFVILRKNPNYDV, encoded by the exons ATGGacgcgggcggcggcggcggacaGAGCCGGGTGCAGGGCGGCCCCGGGTCGGGCGGCGACGAGAAACCCACGCCGCCTTGGGGCCGGGACCGCCGGGACCCGCCCGCCGGGCccgagaaggagcaggagctg TCTGAGGAGgacaagcagctgcaggatgagCTGGAGATGCTGGTGGAGCGCCTGGGG GAGAAAGACACGTCACTTTACCGCCcagccctggaggagctgcGGAGGCAGATCCGCTCTTCCACCACCTCCATGACCTCCGTTCCCAAACCCCTCAAGTTCCTACGGCCCCATTATGGCAAGCTGAAGGAGATCTATGAGAACATGGCTCCAGGAGAGAACAAG CGCTTTGCAGCAGACATCATTTCTGTCCTGGCCATGACCATGAGTGGAGAGCGTGAGTGTCTGAAGTACCGGCTGGTGGGCTCCCAAGAGGAGCTGGCATCTTGGGGGCATGAATACGTCAG GCACTTGGCAGGAGAGGTGgccaaggagtggcaggagatTGATGAAGCTGACAAAGCTCAGAGGGACACACTCCTCACCCTGGTCAAGGAGATTGTTCCCTACAACATGGCCCACAACGCAGAGCATGAGGCTTGTGACCTGCTCATGGAGATAGAGCAGATGGACATGCTGGAGAAGTACATTGATGACAATGCCTACTCCAAAGTGTGCCTCTACCTGACCAG CTGCGTAAGCTATGTCCCAGAGCCCGAGAACTCGGCTCTCCTGCGCTGTGCCCTGGGCATCTTCCGCAAATTCAACCGCTACCCCGAAGCCCTGCGCCTGGCTCTGATGCTCAATGATGTGGAGCTGGTGGAGGACATCTTCACTTCCTGCAAAGATGT AGTTGTCCAGAAGCAGATGGCCTTTATGCTGGGCCGCCATGGGGTCTTCCTGGAGCTGAATGAGGATGTGGAGGAGTACGAGGACTTAACAGAGATCATGTCCAATGTCCAGCTCAACAGCAATTTCCTGGCCTTAGCCAGAGAG CTGGATATCATGGAGCCTAAAGTGCCAGACGATATTTACAAAACCCACCTGGAGAATAACC GGTTTGGGGGAAGTGGTTCCCAAGTGGACTCAGCCCGGATGAATTTGGCCTCCTCCTTTGTGAATGGCTTTGTGAATGCTGCCTTTGGACAGGACAAGCTGCTAACAGATGATGGCAATAAATGGTTGTACAAGAACAAGGACCATG GGATGCTGAGTGCTGCAGCCTCACTGGGCACAATCCTGCTGTGGGACGTGGACGGGGGGCTCACACAGATCGACAAGTACCTGTACTCCTCAGAAGATTATATCAAG TCTGGAGCCCTCCTGGCCTGTGGCATCGTCAACTCAGGGGTGAAAAATGAGTGTGACCCTGCCCTGGCCCTCCTGTCCGACTATGTCCTCCACAACAGCAACACCATGAGGATTGGAGCCATTTTTGG GCTGGGACTGGCGTATGCGGGCTCCAACCGTGAGGATGTCCTGactttgctgctgcctgtgaTGGGAGACTCCAAGTCCAGCATGGAG GTGGCTGGTGTGACTGCCCTGGCCTGTGGGATGATATCAGTGGGCTCCTGCAATGGGGATGTCACCTCAACTATCCTCCAGACCATCATGGAGAAATCAGAGACAGAACTGAAGGACACCTACGCCCGGTGGCTGCCACTTGGCCTGGGCTTGAACCACTTGG ggaagggagaggcaatTGAGGCCATCTTGGCAGCGCTGGAGGTGGTGTCGGAGCCATTCCGCAGCTTTGCCAACACGCTGGTGGATATCTGTGCTTATGCAG GCTCAGGGAATGTCTTGAAGGTGCAACAGCTCCTTCACATCTGCAGTGAGCATTTTGACTCcaaagagaaagaggaggacAAGgacaaaaaggacaaaaaagagaaggaaaagaaagagagctCAGCTGACATGGGTGCTCACCAG GGCGTGGCAGTGTTGGGGATTGCACTTATTGCCATGGGCGAGGAGATTGGTGCGGAGATGGGCCTGCGCACATTTGGCCACCTG CTGCGGTACGGGGAGCCCACACTCCGCCGTGCTGTGCCCCTGGCCCTGGCTCTTATCTCAGTCTCCAATCCCCGGCTCAACATCCTTGATACTCTCAGCAAGTTTTCCCACGATGCTGACCCCGAGGTCTCCTACAACTCCATCTTTGCCATGGGCATGGTTGGCAGTG GTACCAACAACGCCCGGCTGGCAGCAATGCTGCGGCAGCTGGCCCAGTACCACGCCAAAGACCCCAACAATCTCTTCATGGTGCGGTTGGCCCAG GGCCTGACTCATCTGGGCAAGGGGACACTCACCCTCTGCCCATACCACAGTGATCGCCAGCTCATGAGCCAGGTGGCTGTGGCTGGGCTGCTGACCGTCCTCGTGTCCTTCCTGGATGTGCGCAACA TTATCCTGGGCAAGTCCCACTACATTCTCTATGGCCTCGTTGCTGCCATGCAGCCCCGCATGCTGGTCACCTTCGATGAGGAGCTGCGGCCTCTGCCCGTGTCGGTTCGGGTAGGACAG GCTGTGGATGTGGTGGGCCAGGCAGGCAAGCCCAAAACCATCACTGGCTTCCAGACTCACACAAcaccagtgctgctggcacatGGAGAGCGGGCAGAGCTGGCCACAGAGGAGCACGTTCCTGTGACGCCCATCCTGGAGGGATTTGTTATCCTACGCAAGAACCCCAACTATGACGTTTGA